A portion of the Flavobacterium limnophilum genome contains these proteins:
- a CDS encoding quinol:cytochrome C oxidoreductase, whose translation MYTFSSKLKTFSFILMAVGLLGIGYGFLSAPKDIQAVEAILAADAHGSAHGVPAEAQAATEESHVATEVAHEVAQAPVANKVADTATEAHDSIQAPVAAEPAHTSTEAQADSAEHKVDAHTEHQEHLEHVLHQLQNKPWAALYVACIFFMLVSLGVLAFYAIQQVAQSGWSPVLFRVMQGITAYLPVGSVIFFIILVLCGLHFNHLFVWLGEGVTKPGHANYDEIIAGKSGYLNFPFWIIRAAIFLGGWNLYRYYSRKNCLAQDESSDDSFYKKNFKISAGFLVFFIVTESIMSWDWIMSVDPHWFSTLFGWYVFASFLVSGVTIICLVSLYLKSKGYLEHVNTSHIHDLAKFMFGFSVFWTYLWFSQFMLIWYANIPEEVTYFVTRIQLYNLPFFGAVVMNFLFPVLILINTDFKRISWVLVMAGIVILLGHYIDFFNMIMPGTVGDQWFIGVSEIASVLFFLGLFIYVVFTALTKAPLLPKRNPFIEESKHFHY comes from the coding sequence ATGTATACATTTTCAAGTAAATTAAAAACATTTTCTTTCATCTTAATGGCTGTAGGTCTTTTAGGAATTGGATATGGTTTTTTATCTGCACCCAAAGATATTCAAGCAGTAGAGGCAATTCTGGCAGCTGATGCTCACGGAAGCGCCCATGGTGTTCCTGCCGAAGCACAAGCTGCAACTGAAGAAAGTCATGTTGCAACAGAAGTGGCTCATGAAGTTGCTCAAGCTCCAGTTGCAAACAAAGTAGCTGATACTGCAACAGAAGCACATGATTCAATTCAAGCTCCAGTTGCTGCCGAACCAGCTCACACTTCAACCGAAGCTCAAGCTGACTCTGCCGAGCACAAAGTAGATGCTCATACAGAACACCAAGAGCATTTAGAGCATGTGTTGCACCAATTACAAAATAAACCTTGGGCTGCATTGTATGTTGCTTGTATCTTCTTTATGTTGGTTTCTCTTGGGGTTTTGGCATTTTATGCCATTCAGCAAGTGGCTCAATCAGGATGGTCTCCAGTATTGTTTAGAGTGATGCAAGGAATTACGGCTTATTTGCCTGTTGGTTCTGTCATTTTCTTCATAATATTGGTTCTTTGCGGTTTACACTTTAATCATTTATTTGTTTGGTTGGGTGAAGGTGTTACAAAACCTGGACACGCAAATTATGATGAAATTATTGCTGGAAAAAGCGGTTACTTGAATTTTCCTTTCTGGATTATTAGGGCAGCGATATTCTTGGGTGGATGGAATCTTTACAGGTATTATTCCAGAAAAAATTGTTTGGCTCAAGACGAGTCTAGTGATGATAGTTTCTACAAAAAGAATTTTAAAATCTCTGCAGGTTTCTTGGTGTTCTTTATCGTAACCGAATCTATTATGTCTTGGGATTGGATTATGTCGGTTGATCCACACTGGTTCAGTACTTTGTTTGGGTGGTATGTATTTGCCAGTTTCTTGGTAAGTGGAGTTACAATTATATGTTTGGTTTCCCTTTATTTGAAATCAAAAGGATATTTGGAACACGTGAACACTAGCCACATTCACGATTTGGCAAAATTCATGTTTGGTTTCAGTGTATTTTGGACGTACTTATGGTTCTCCCAATTTATGTTGATATGGTATGCCAATATCCCGGAAGAGGTTACTTATTTCGTGACAAGAATACAATTGTATAATTTGCCATTCTTTGGTGCAGTTGTCATGAATTTCTTGTTCCCGGTATTGATTTTAATAAATACTGATTTCAAAAGAATTAGTTGGGTATTGGTTATGGCTGGAATAGTTATTCTATTGGGTCATTATATTGATTTCTTCAACATGATTATGCCTGGAACTGTAGGAGACCAATGGTTTATTGGAGTTTCGGAAATTGCATCGGTTCTTTTCTTCCTTGGATTGTTTATTTATGTTGTTTTCACGGCATTGACTAAAGCTCCTTTGTTGCCGAAGAGAAACCCGTTTATTGAAGAAAGTAAACATTTTCATTATTAA
- a CDS encoding c-type cytochrome produces MKSIYKITLLVGITILVSSCKDNLKPNYQYMPNMYEPVSYGTYSQADVFKGGKEGQLPAEGSINRGFEVYEYPDTPEALLAVKAANLPSPLGALSEKDMEKAKGLFNIYCGICHGETGDGQGKLVKQGKFLGVPNYKDRVINEGSVFHVETYGLNMMGSHANQLSKHERWLVASYVMDLKSKL; encoded by the coding sequence ATGAAAAGCATATATAAAATAACACTTTTAGTAGGTATTACTATTTTAGTTTCGTCTTGTAAGGACAACCTGAAACCAAATTATCAATACATGCCTAATATGTATGAGCCAGTAAGTTATGGTACTTATTCTCAAGCGGATGTTTTTAAGGGTGGAAAAGAAGGACAGCTTCCTGCAGAAGGCAGCATAAACAGAGGTTTTGAAGTTTATGAATATCCTGATACTCCTGAAGCTTTGCTTGCCGTGAAAGCCGCAAATCTGCCTTCGCCTCTTGGTGCATTGTCTGAAAAAGACATGGAAAAAGCAAAAGGTCTTTTTAATATTTATTGTGGCATTTGTCACGGTGAAACTGGAGATGGTCAAGGAAAATTGGTTAAACAAGGAAAGTTCTTGGGTGTTCCTAATTACAAAGACAGGGTAATCAATGAAGGAAGTGTTTTTCATGTTGAAACTTATGGTCTAAACATGATGGGTTCACACGCCAATCAATTGAGCAAACATGAGCGTTGGTTAGTGGCGTCTTATGTTATGGATCTAAAAAGCAAATTATAA
- a CDS encoding DUF3341 domain-containing protein: MSNKVIHAIYNDDDILMDAVKKTRAAHHHIEEVFTPFPVHGLDKAMGLAPTRLAICAFIYGLCGLSFGTWMMNYIMIQDWPQDIGGKPSFSYIENMPSFVPIMFEETVFFAAHLMVITFYMRSRLWPFKEAENPDVRTTDDHFLMEVAVNNNEEELVSFFEKTGAVEVKVIEKH; encoded by the coding sequence ATGAGTAATAAAGTAATACACGCCATTTATAATGACGATGATATATTGATGGATGCCGTAAAGAAAACACGCGCAGCCCATCATCATATTGAAGAAGTTTTTACTCCATTTCCGGTTCACGGATTGGATAAAGCAATGGGACTTGCGCCAACACGATTAGCTATTTGTGCTTTCATTTACGGTTTGTGCGGTTTGTCTTTTGGAACTTGGATGATGAATTACATCATGATTCAAGATTGGCCACAAGACATTGGAGGAAAACCAAGTTTCAGTTACATAGAAAACATGCCTTCTTTCGTGCCAATCATGTTTGAAGAAACCGTGTTTTTTGCGGCTCACTTAATGGTTATCACTTTTTACATGAGAAGTAGATTATGGCCTTTCAAAGAAGCAGAAAACCCGGATGTGCGTACTACCGATGACCATTTCTTGATGGAAGTTGCAGTAAACAACAACGAAGAAGAACTTGTTTCTTTTTTCGAAAAAACAGGAGCAGTAGAAGTTAAAGTAATTGAAAAGCATTAA